A single genomic interval of Camelina sativa cultivar DH55 chromosome 11, Cs, whole genome shotgun sequence harbors:
- the LOC104721700 gene encoding protein CHROMOSOME TRANSMISSION FIDELITY 7-like isoform X1, with product MRGRKRNLRRRFHRTQTMQAKINSFFKPSSSSSSSTIAASVTTTSDTDDDLAVWEQNRNVIVNTFQRRSAIPDRSEVLKKGSSSSSSSYAPKNLKKKRSYTQFYLELGQSDFLLRHCDVCGIKYAPGDESDEKNHHDFHKVFMNGIPFKGWLNEKAFTMPSFNKSRIVMLSENDSHAHRNKVKEVLKMMEVELGEDWILHQHCKVYLFVSSQRISGCLVAEPIKEAFKLISPPDDERQLKKETSSSPSTSIQFGNIVLQREVLKRCRASDDRLDNGAIVCEEEAKPAICGIRAIWVSPSNRRKGIATQLLDTTRESFCNNGCTLEKSQLAFSQPSSMGRSFGFNYFGTSSFLVYKAP from the exons ATGAGGGGGAGAAAAAGAAACCTGAGAAGAAGGTTTCATCGAACTCAAACAATGCAAGCCAAAATCAATTCTTTCTTCAAgccctcttcatcttcttcttcgtctactATCGCCGCCTCAGTAACAACAACATCAGACACGGACGATGATTTAGCCGTCTGGGAGCAAAACCGGAACGTCATCGTCAATACATTTCAGCGTCGATCCGCGATTCCCGATAG AAGTGAAGTGCTTAAGAaaggatcttcttcttcttcatcttcttatgcacctaaaaatctgaaaaagaagCGGAGTTATACGCAATTTTATTTAGAGTTGGGGCAATCCGATTTCCTTCTCAGACACTGCGATGTGTGTGGAATTAAGTATGCTCCTGGAGATGAATCAGATGAGAAGAACCATCATGATTTTCACAAGGTTTTTATGAATGGGATCCCTTTTAAG GGTTGGCTTAACGAGAAAGCCTTCACAATGCCTTCCTTCAACAAGAGCCGCATTGTTATGCTTTCTGAAAATGATTCCCATGCACATAGAAACAAG GtgaaagaggttttgaaaatgatGGAGGTTGAGCTAGGTGAGGATTGGATTCTTCACCAACATTGTAAG GTTTATCTATTCGTTTCCTCTCAGAGGATCTCTGGATGTCTAGTTGCAGAACCAATTAAGGAAGCATTCAAGCTTATATCTCCTCCTGATGATGAAAGACAGTTAAAGAAAGAGACCTCCTCCTCGCCTTCAACCTCCATCCAGTTTGGAAACATTGTGCTACAAAGAGAGGTATTAAAAAGATGTCGAGCTTCAGATGATAGATTAGATAATGGAGCAATtgtgtgtgaagaagaagctaaaccaGCTATCTGTGGAATTAGAGCGATTTGGGTCTCACCTTCTAACAGAAGAAAAGGCATAGCCACACAGTTACTTGATACCACGAG GGAAAGCTTTTGCAACAATGGGTGCACGTTGGAGAAATCCCAGTTAGCATTTTCACAACCAAGCTCCATGGGAAgatcttttggttttaattattttggaacTTCTTCATTCTTAGTTTACAAAGCTCCATAG
- the LOC104721700 gene encoding protein CHROMOSOME TRANSMISSION FIDELITY 7-like isoform X2, with protein sequence MRGRKRNLRRRFHRTQTMQAKINSFFKPSSSSSSSTIAASVTTTSDTDDDLAVWEQNRNVIVNTFQRRSAIPDRSEVLKKGSSSSSSSYAPKNLKKKRSYTQFYLELGQSDFLLRHCDVCGIKYAPGDESDEKNHHDFHKGWLNEKAFTMPSFNKSRIVMLSENDSHAHRNKVKEVLKMMEVELGEDWILHQHCKVYLFVSSQRISGCLVAEPIKEAFKLISPPDDERQLKKETSSSPSTSIQFGNIVLQREVLKRCRASDDRLDNGAIVCEEEAKPAICGIRAIWVSPSNRRKGIATQLLDTTRESFCNNGCTLEKSQLAFSQPSSMGRSFGFNYFGTSSFLVYKAP encoded by the exons ATGAGGGGGAGAAAAAGAAACCTGAGAAGAAGGTTTCATCGAACTCAAACAATGCAAGCCAAAATCAATTCTTTCTTCAAgccctcttcatcttcttcttcgtctactATCGCCGCCTCAGTAACAACAACATCAGACACGGACGATGATTTAGCCGTCTGGGAGCAAAACCGGAACGTCATCGTCAATACATTTCAGCGTCGATCCGCGATTCCCGATAG AAGTGAAGTGCTTAAGAaaggatcttcttcttcttcatcttcttatgcacctaaaaatctgaaaaagaagCGGAGTTATACGCAATTTTATTTAGAGTTGGGGCAATCCGATTTCCTTCTCAGACACTGCGATGTGTGTGGAATTAAGTATGCTCCTGGAGATGAATCAGATGAGAAGAACCATCATGATTTTCACAAG GGTTGGCTTAACGAGAAAGCCTTCACAATGCCTTCCTTCAACAAGAGCCGCATTGTTATGCTTTCTGAAAATGATTCCCATGCACATAGAAACAAG GtgaaagaggttttgaaaatgatGGAGGTTGAGCTAGGTGAGGATTGGATTCTTCACCAACATTGTAAG GTTTATCTATTCGTTTCCTCTCAGAGGATCTCTGGATGTCTAGTTGCAGAACCAATTAAGGAAGCATTCAAGCTTATATCTCCTCCTGATGATGAAAGACAGTTAAAGAAAGAGACCTCCTCCTCGCCTTCAACCTCCATCCAGTTTGGAAACATTGTGCTACAAAGAGAGGTATTAAAAAGATGTCGAGCTTCAGATGATAGATTAGATAATGGAGCAATtgtgtgtgaagaagaagctaaaccaGCTATCTGTGGAATTAGAGCGATTTGGGTCTCACCTTCTAACAGAAGAAAAGGCATAGCCACACAGTTACTTGATACCACGAG GGAAAGCTTTTGCAACAATGGGTGCACGTTGGAGAAATCCCAGTTAGCATTTTCACAACCAAGCTCCATGGGAAgatcttttggttttaattattttggaacTTCTTCATTCTTAGTTTACAAAGCTCCATAG